A stretch of the Janthinobacterium sp. B9-8 genome encodes the following:
- a CDS encoding Hcp family type VI secretion system effector, with product MAFDAFLKIDGIPGESTDDKHKDWIEIQSFSHKIEQPAQATASSAGGATAERVNHAQYVITHFLDKASPKIYEACCTGKHIKEITIELCRSGGDKVKYMEIKMEQVLISKAEPHGSAQDEGFPSELVSFSYGKIKWTYTQQKRTDGAGGGNVSAGWDLTANKTIA from the coding sequence ATGGCTTTTGATGCATTCTTGAAAATTGATGGTATTCCTGGCGAATCAACTGATGACAAGCATAAAGACTGGATTGAAATCCAATCTTTCTCGCACAAAATTGAGCAGCCAGCTCAAGCTACTGCCAGCTCTGCTGGTGGTGCAACGGCTGAACGTGTAAACCACGCTCAGTACGTTATTACTCACTTCTTGGATAAAGCCAGCCCAAAGATCTACGAAGCATGCTGCACTGGTAAGCACATCAAAGAAATCACTATCGAACTTTGCCGTTCAGGTGGCGATAAAGTGAAGTATATGGAAATCAAAATGGAACAAGTTTTGATTTCTAAAGCAGAGCCACATGGTTCAGCCCAAGACGAAGGCTTCCCAAGCGAATTGGTTAGCTTTAGCTACGGCAAAATCAAATGGACTTACACTCAGCAAAAACGTACTGATGGCGCCGGTGGCGGTAATGTTAGCGCAGGCTGGGATTTAACAGCCAATAAAACGATTGCCTAA
- a CDS encoding type VI secretion system Vgr family protein — MPLSQLLSSFAAAFNQDQRLISLQLGDGGAWGEQLLPQRVEGSEGINQAYRYQIDCLSPDGALELKSLLGLPVVLVVADANGSEIERCGVVSQAQLLGSDGGFAKYALTVEPPFALLRYRRTSRVFQDLSIPDIVKQVLAKHQAKNPVFAAVQTLDFKLSGTHSPRSYCLQYRESDFDFLTRLLAEEGLAWRFEHLAGDNPQVQLVIFDDAFAIPEAQEMQVRFHRADATEESDSLTEWHSQRQVGSSSVSLASFDYKATSTQQSFDDSRIDQGDGGQQLQASFEDYDPQALYYASDVGGLSHYAQLRQQASDAKKKSFTGSGTLRSLQAGQWFRLEDHPAHEWDSAEQREFAVTELKFTANNNLPADLTQQLGLVAPSLLVGAASAAKNTPYQTSFTAQRRGQPITPDFAHVEHSKPKSRGVQTATVVGPAGSEVHTDEQGRIKVQFHWQRASEHPEFGANLDDKSSCWIRVAYPSAGAGFGHQFIPRIGQEVLVDFIEGDIDRPIITGVVYNGSHPVPAFSGAGALPANKTLSGIKTKEHEGGQYGELLFDDTKGEVRTKLSSEHGKTQLNLGYLIHPRTDGKGEPRGEGFELRTDKQGAIRANGLLISTESKSGASGKQLDHSPAQSQLESALALAQSLGETATNQLADTIETGEGDKTVKPDNSAGEKASTGHLHHHVHASKSLEAGSNTDKDGKSKSKDQAGQQKIILLHGEDGVAITSPQSQTIAAGTNLDLIAQRDSNQTSGRRWIHNVGQHISLFVAGVKDKVALKLIAAKGKIQLQAQSDDVEITADKNVKITACKEKVEIAAGDEVLLTSGGGYIRLKGGNIEIHCPGEVSIKGASHELSGGTSLGKTFNAMPNTKFNDKFLLRDQATGEVLPNKKYMIQRGFGEKEYGITDASGYTHEVKNPDSTEKVEIYLKD, encoded by the coding sequence ATGCCCCTGTCGCAACTACTGAGCAGCTTTGCTGCTGCATTTAATCAAGACCAGCGCTTGATCTCTTTACAGTTAGGCGATGGCGGGGCGTGGGGCGAGCAGTTATTACCGCAACGAGTGGAGGGCAGCGAGGGGATTAATCAGGCTTACCGCTATCAGATCGATTGCTTATCCCCCGATGGCGCTTTAGAGCTTAAATCCTTACTTGGCCTGCCAGTTGTTTTGGTGGTCGCTGATGCAAATGGTAGTGAAATTGAGCGCTGCGGTGTCGTCTCGCAAGCACAATTACTAGGCTCTGATGGTGGTTTTGCCAAGTATGCGCTGACGGTGGAGCCACCGTTTGCCTTGCTTAGATACCGGCGCACTTCACGGGTCTTTCAGGATTTATCCATTCCGGACATCGTGAAGCAAGTCTTGGCCAAGCATCAAGCCAAAAATCCCGTCTTTGCCGCAGTGCAAACGTTGGATTTCAAACTATCCGGCACACACTCACCGCGTTCCTACTGCTTACAATATCGCGAATCAGATTTTGATTTTCTGACGCGATTATTAGCCGAGGAAGGTTTAGCGTGGCGATTTGAACATTTGGCAGGAGATAACCCGCAAGTTCAGCTGGTGATTTTCGACGACGCCTTTGCGATTCCTGAAGCACAGGAAATGCAGGTGAGGTTTCACCGTGCGGATGCGACTGAAGAGAGCGATTCATTGACCGAGTGGCATAGCCAGCGTCAGGTGGGCAGCAGCTCGGTGTCGCTCGCTAGCTTTGATTATAAAGCCACCAGCACTCAACAAAGTTTTGATGATAGCCGTATCGATCAAGGTGATGGCGGGCAACAGCTACAAGCCAGCTTTGAAGATTACGACCCGCAAGCGCTGTATTACGCTAGCGATGTGGGAGGCCTCAGCCACTACGCACAATTACGTCAGCAAGCATCGGATGCAAAAAAGAAATCCTTTACCGGCTCCGGCACATTACGCAGCTTGCAGGCAGGGCAGTGGTTCAGATTAGAAGATCACCCCGCTCACGAATGGGATTCAGCCGAGCAGCGCGAATTTGCCGTCACCGAGCTGAAATTCACTGCCAATAATAATTTACCAGCGGATTTAACCCAGCAACTTGGCTTGGTTGCGCCTAGCCTACTCGTAGGAGCGGCTTCAGCGGCGAAGAACACCCCTTATCAAACTAGCTTCACCGCCCAGCGACGTGGCCAGCCAATCACGCCTGATTTTGCCCATGTGGAACACAGCAAGCCCAAAAGCCGAGGCGTACAAACCGCCACGGTAGTGGGCCCTGCCGGATCAGAAGTCCACACCGATGAGCAAGGCCGGATCAAGGTGCAGTTCCACTGGCAGCGTGCCAGCGAACACCCCGAGTTTGGTGCAAACCTTGATGACAAATCATCCTGCTGGATCCGCGTGGCCTATCCATCGGCGGGCGCAGGCTTTGGGCATCAGTTTATCCCGCGTATCGGCCAGGAAGTGCTGGTGGACTTTATCGAAGGCGATATCGACCGTCCGATCATCACTGGCGTGGTCTATAACGGCAGCCACCCTGTGCCAGCGTTCAGCGGCGCAGGTGCATTGCCCGCCAATAAAACGCTATCCGGTATCAAAACCAAAGAGCATGAAGGCGGCCAATACGGCGAGCTGCTGTTTGACGATACAAAAGGCGAAGTCCGCACTAAATTATCTAGCGAGCACGGCAAAACCCAGCTTAACCTTGGCTATTTAATCCACCCAAGAACTGATGGCAAGGGCGAGCCGCGCGGCGAAGGCTTCGAGCTGCGCACCGACAAGCAAGGCGCAATTCGCGCTAATGGTTTGCTGATCAGCACCGAAAGCAAAAGCGGCGCAAGCGGCAAGCAGCTAGACCACAGCCCCGCCCAAAGCCAGCTTGAATCAGCGCTTGCACTTGCCCAAAGCTTGGGTGAAACCGCCACCAACCAGCTCGCCGATACCATCGAAACCGGCGAAGGCGATAAAACCGTTAAGCCCGACAATAGCGCAGGCGAAAAAGCCTCCACCGGCCATCTGCACCACCATGTGCATGCCAGCAAAAGCCTGGAAGCGGGCAGCAATACCGACAAAGACGGCAAGAGCAAATCAAAAGATCAAGCAGGACAGCAAAAAATCATCCTGCTGCACGGGGAAGACGGCGTAGCCATCACCAGCCCGCAAAGCCAAACGATTGCCGCAGGCACCAATCTAGATTTGATCGCTCAAAGAGACAGCAACCAAACCTCCGGCCGCCGCTGGATTCATAATGTCGGCCAACACATCAGCCTATTTGTGGCAGGGGTAAAAGACAAAGTCGCGCTGAAACTGATCGCAGCTAAAGGCAAAATCCAGCTGCAGGCGCAAAGCGACGACGTAGAAATCACCGCAGACAAAAACGTAAAAATCACTGCCTGCAAAGAAAAAGTAGAAATCGCCGCAGGCGACGAAGTGCTCCTCACCTCCGGCGGCGGCTATATTCGCTTAAAAGGCGGCAATATAGAGATTCATTGCCCGGGGGAAGTGAGTATTAAGGGGGCGAGCCATGAGTTGAGTGGGGGGACTAGCCTTGGTAAAACATTTAATGCAATGCCAAATACCAAATTCAATGATAAGTTTTTATTGAGAGATCAAGCGACAGGAGAAGTCCTGCCTAATAAGAAATATATGATTCAGCGTGGGTTTGGAGAGAAAGAATATGGGATTACTGATGCAAGTGGTTATACCCATGAAGTTAAAAACCCTGATTCAACGGAAAAAGTTGAAATATATTTGAAGGATTAG
- the tssB gene encoding type VI secretion system contractile sheath small subunit, translating into MAKESTQKKLSRVRPPRVQITYDVEIGDAIENKELPFVLGVVGDYTGNTPQVKLKERKFIQIDRDNFDDVLKGMAPSLAMKVENKLKDDDSQMSVSLQFESLADFEPQNVVNQVEPLKKLLDARRRLSDLRNKVVGNDKLEELLDEVVRDTEKLHQISQARPASAEE; encoded by the coding sequence ATGGCTAAGGAAAGCACACAGAAAAAACTATCGCGCGTTCGTCCTCCTCGCGTTCAGATTACTTATGACGTTGAAATTGGCGATGCAATTGAAAACAAAGAACTCCCTTTTGTTTTAGGCGTAGTGGGGGATTACACCGGCAATACACCGCAAGTCAAATTGAAAGAACGCAAGTTTATTCAAATTGATCGCGATAATTTTGACGATGTATTGAAAGGCATGGCACCCAGCCTTGCAATGAAAGTTGAAAACAAATTAAAAGACGACGATTCGCAAATGTCGGTTTCTTTGCAATTTGAATCTTTGGCTGATTTCGAACCACAAAACGTGGTGAATCAAGTTGAGCCATTGAAAAAACTGCTGGACGCACGCAGACGCCTTTCTGATTTGCGTAATAAAGTGGTTGGCAATGACAAATTAGAAGAGCTGCTGGATGAAGTGGTTCGCGATACCGAAAAATTACATCAGATTAGCCAGGCTAGACCAGCCTCTGCAGAGGAGTAA
- the tssC gene encoding type VI secretion system contractile sheath large subunit — protein MSDLQKLDASTVEHSEASSLLDSIIDNSRIANNEQEKDRTRDLISELVDQVLAGTVTISRDLSASMDVRIAEIDALISEQLNEIMHHADFQKLESSWRGLKYLTAESETSTMLKIKVLNASKKDLLKDFKASAEFDQSALFKKIYEEEYGTFGGAPYAGLVGDFEFGRHPEDFYLLEELSHVAAASHAPLITSAGAGLFGLESFTDIGKPRDLAKIFDTVEYTKWKSFRESDDSRYVGMVLPHVLGRLPYGRETVPVEDFDFEENVDGTDHSKYLWTNASYAYAARLTAAFAEYGWLAAIRGVEGGGLVEGLPAHTFKTDDGEVALKCPTEVAVTDRTEKLLSDLGFISLVHCKNTDYAAFFSGQSSQKAKTYNTDSANANARLSTQLPYIFSVSRIAHYMKSIMRDKIGSFASRQNVQDFLNTWLAQYVLLDDSASQEAKAKYPLREARVDVVEVPGKPGVYRAAAFLRPHFQLDELTISLRLVAELPKPTR, from the coding sequence ATGTCAGATCTACAGAAGCTTGATGCCAGCACCGTTGAGCATAGCGAAGCCAGCAGCTTGCTTGATTCGATTATTGATAACAGCCGTATCGCCAATAATGAACAGGAAAAAGACCGTACCCGTGATTTGATCAGCGAATTAGTGGATCAGGTTTTGGCAGGTACAGTGACTATTTCCCGCGATTTAAGTGCCAGCATGGACGTGCGGATTGCCGAAATTGACGCGCTGATTTCAGAGCAGCTTAATGAAATTATGCACCATGCTGATTTCCAGAAGCTGGAATCCTCATGGCGTGGTCTGAAATACCTGACCGCCGAATCTGAAACCAGCACCATGCTTAAAATTAAGGTGCTGAACGCGTCGAAAAAAGATCTGTTAAAAGACTTTAAAGCGTCGGCCGAGTTTGACCAAAGCGCCTTATTTAAAAAGATTTACGAAGAAGAATACGGCACCTTTGGTGGCGCACCTTATGCAGGTCTTGTGGGTGATTTCGAGTTTGGTCGCCACCCGGAAGACTTCTATTTGCTGGAAGAATTATCCCATGTGGCTGCTGCTTCACACGCGCCGCTGATTACTTCGGCAGGTGCAGGTCTATTTGGCCTAGAAAGCTTTACCGATATCGGCAAGCCTAGGGACTTGGCCAAGATTTTTGATACGGTTGAATACACCAAGTGGAAATCATTCCGTGAATCTGATGATTCCCGCTATGTGGGCATGGTCTTGCCGCATGTATTGGGCCGCCTGCCCTATGGCCGCGAAACGGTGCCGGTTGAAGATTTTGATTTTGAAGAAAACGTCGATGGCACCGATCACAGCAAATATCTGTGGACCAATGCGTCTTATGCCTATGCCGCGCGTTTAACCGCTGCATTTGCAGAATACGGCTGGTTGGCAGCGATTCGCGGTGTAGAGGGCGGTGGCTTGGTAGAAGGCTTACCAGCGCACACCTTTAAAACCGACGATGGCGAAGTGGCTCTGAAATGCCCTACCGAAGTGGCGGTAACAGATCGCACAGAAAAACTGCTGTCTGATCTGGGCTTTATTTCTTTGGTGCATTGTAAAAACACCGATTACGCGGCTTTCTTTAGCGGCCAGTCATCGCAAAAAGCCAAGACCTATAACACTGATTCGGCCAATGCCAATGCGCGTTTGTCTACTCAGCTGCCTTATATTTTCTCGGTTTCGCGCATTGCGCATTACATGAAATCAATTATGCGCGACAAGATCGGTAGCTTTGCTTCCCGTCAGAATGTGCAAGATTTCTTAAATACATGGCTTGCGCAATATGTGCTGCTGGATGATTCGGCTAGCCAGGAAGCAAAAGCGAAATACCCATTGCGTGAAGCACGTGTTGACGTGGTTGAAGTACCTGGTAAGCCAGGTGTGTACCGCGCAGCAGCGTTCTTGCGCCCACACTTTCAGCTCGATGAGCTAACTATTTCCTTGCGTCTTGTGGCTGAGTTACCTAAACCAACCCGTTGA
- the tssM gene encoding type VI secretion system membrane subunit TssM, whose amino-acid sequence MKHWLRNAKVTSAIGFLILIGLIWFLGPWFGLKTAEVRFGWIFAVMLLWVFTLLVGKLIANRAGGLIEKMLLKQADDAVIGASVDKRAEVNLLRQRMLGAIDTLKTSQLGKSRGNAALYELPWYMIIGHPAAGKSSAILQSGLTFPFSDKGGVQGVGGTRNCDWFFSTEGVLLDTAGRYATQTEDRVEWLEFLKLLKRHRSKAPVNGILVTISLPELAQHHSEGFALYARQIRERIHEIEATFGLQVPIYLIFTKLDLLGGFSQFFEEMAEEERHRVWGATLSAEQGSGFDASHVVSMQFDAMYRGLVQIGEEKLAAHRGNQNKPAFFAFPIEFHALKEAVTKFVKLLQEEDPYHARPLLRGFYFSSALQEGIPRIGAATHVSNQFDLSRQGFDARQVPASYSYFLRDLFREVVFPDQHLVSRQTRPAGSRWRMVGMVSGLSALALCAGLWTWSYIGNQKLMATVASDRIAAQKLASSGQLYDKLMSLGILQKRIEELQSYRKEGHPWQVGLGLYQGKELEAALRKEYFAGLKESMLVPVKKNLELSLEQLASNQPAEPAPAPAVVAPTPTPTPTPTPAPVAPKPAEPTPPKEPVKKRAPAPHKKGLPNIQLSAWHIPQRATALTVKETPPEASPAVQPKLDQGYNALKTYLMLHDRSRMDEAHLTDQIPRYWRSWLEANKGNRSNEEVIAAAERLVAFYVSQIKEPDLPLISNDEKTVAAAREVLRASLKRLSATERVYNEIKARANTRFAPLTVPRILNNKNGDVIAGSQMVAGAFTREAWDNFIRNSIDEASKGEVKSDDWVLASSVQDNLGRDGNIEKNRADLEALYRLEYAAEWKKFLQGIVIRDFNDLPFAGNAIGQLADMQNSPVKLILARAAFETAWDNPSELSRKLENAKQSVLEKTTALLKGTNQPAVANAAELGEVGKQFAGITRLVQADSAGAAPINSYLEQLGKLKGKMNQIASSDEPGAQARPLVQATLNGSGSELADTLQQVDNALLTPLSQETREMVRPMLVRPLIQTYAVLLGPVENDLNQAWQKEVYGQWKVLSAKYPFSDSANEAPMADIAKFVKPKEGTVDKFTEKYLNGLVTQKGDSLTPRTWANLGIRFNPAFLAGMGRLSSMASSQMADSSSAKFELQAIPTSGLSEILIEVDGQEMRYRNGPQPWQSFNWPGTGNAQGARIQVVAFSGVSAVVSNQQGRMGWMRLLAQAQVEQQDADSATLTWKIRRGDAGDADVVRFNFRAVSGVNPLQLSGLRKLSLPDRVTM is encoded by the coding sequence ATGAAGCATTGGCTGCGTAACGCCAAAGTCACGTCAGCAATCGGGTTTTTAATCTTGATTGGTTTGATCTGGTTTTTAGGTCCATGGTTTGGATTGAAAACAGCAGAAGTTCGTTTTGGCTGGATCTTCGCTGTGATGTTGCTGTGGGTCTTTACCCTGCTGGTTGGCAAATTAATTGCGAATCGTGCCGGGGGCCTGATCGAAAAAATGCTGCTCAAACAAGCAGATGACGCTGTGATTGGCGCCAGCGTGGATAAGCGGGCCGAGGTTAATCTCTTGCGCCAGCGCATGCTGGGCGCGATTGATACACTCAAAACCTCGCAACTGGGCAAATCGCGTGGCAATGCGGCACTGTATGAATTGCCGTGGTACATGATTATTGGCCATCCTGCTGCCGGTAAAAGCTCGGCTATTTTGCAATCCGGCCTGACATTCCCATTTAGCGATAAAGGCGGTGTGCAAGGGGTAGGCGGCACGCGCAATTGTGATTGGTTCTTTTCTACCGAAGGCGTGTTGCTCGATACCGCGGGGCGCTATGCCACGCAGACCGAAGATCGCGTGGAATGGCTGGAATTTTTAAAATTACTGAAACGCCATCGCTCTAAAGCGCCGGTGAACGGTATTTTGGTGACGATCAGCCTGCCAGAGTTGGCTCAACATCATTCCGAAGGCTTTGCGCTGTACGCTCGCCAGATTCGTGAACGTATTCATGAAATTGAAGCCACTTTTGGCCTGCAAGTACCGATTTATCTGATTTTTACCAAGCTCGATTTACTGGGTGGCTTTTCGCAGTTTTTTGAAGAAATGGCTGAAGAAGAGCGCCATCGGGTATGGGGCGCAACGCTGAGCGCAGAGCAAGGCTCGGGCTTTGATGCCAGCCATGTGGTGAGCATGCAGTTTGATGCCATGTACCGTGGTTTGGTGCAAATTGGCGAAGAAAAGCTCGCTGCGCATCGCGGTAATCAGAATAAACCCGCTTTCTTTGCGTTTCCGATTGAGTTTCATGCTTTGAAAGAAGCGGTGACTAAGTTTGTTAAGCTGCTGCAAGAAGAAGACCCTTACCATGCACGCCCTTTGCTGCGCGGCTTTTATTTCTCCAGCGCTTTGCAAGAGGGAATTCCGCGTATCGGTGCGGCAACCCATGTATCTAATCAGTTCGATTTAAGCCGTCAGGGCTTTGATGCACGCCAGGTGCCTGCGTCATACAGCTATTTCCTGCGTGATCTATTCAGAGAAGTGGTTTTCCCGGATCAGCATTTGGTTTCGCGCCAGACGCGTCCGGCGGGTAGCCGTTGGCGCATGGTGGGCATGGTGTCTGGCCTATCTGCACTGGCGCTTTGTGCTGGGCTTTGGACTTGGTCGTATATCGGCAATCAGAAGCTGATGGCGACGGTAGCAAGTGACCGGATTGCCGCACAAAAGCTGGCATCGTCCGGCCAGCTCTACGATAAGTTGATGTCGCTGGGTATTTTACAAAAGCGGATTGAAGAATTGCAGTCGTATCGCAAAGAAGGTCATCCGTGGCAGGTTGGTTTAGGGCTGTATCAGGGTAAGGAATTAGAAGCAGCACTGCGCAAAGAGTATTTTGCGGGTTTAAAGGAGTCGATGCTGGTTCCGGTGAAAAAGAATCTTGAGTTGTCGCTTGAGCAGCTGGCTTCAAACCAGCCTGCAGAGCCTGCTCCTGCACCCGCTGTTGTTGCGCCAACGCCTACACCAACGCCCACTCCCACACCTGCGCCTGTAGCGCCTAAGCCCGCAGAGCCTACACCACCTAAAGAGCCAGTAAAAAAACGTGCACCTGCGCCGCATAAAAAAGGCCTGCCGAATATCCAGCTAAGTGCTTGGCATATTCCGCAGCGTGCAACGGCTTTAACCGTAAAAGAAACACCACCGGAAGCCAGCCCAGCCGTGCAGCCTAAGCTGGATCAGGGTTATAACGCGCTGAAAACCTATCTGATGTTGCATGATCGGTCCCGTATGGACGAAGCCCATCTGACCGATCAGATTCCGCGTTACTGGCGCAGTTGGCTAGAGGCAAATAAAGGCAATCGTAGCAATGAAGAAGTGATTGCTGCGGCAGAGCGTTTGGTGGCGTTTTATGTCAGCCAGATCAAAGAGCCGGATTTACCTTTAATTAGCAACGATGAAAAAACGGTTGCCGCTGCGCGTGAAGTATTACGTGCCTCGCTGAAGCGTTTAAGTGCCACAGAGCGTGTTTATAACGAAATTAAAGCACGTGCTAATACCCGCTTTGCCCCGTTGACTGTGCCGCGCATTTTGAATAATAAAAATGGCGATGTGATTGCGGGTAGCCAGATGGTGGCAGGTGCATTTACCCGTGAAGCCTGGGATAACTTTATCCGTAATTCGATTGACGAAGCCAGCAAGGGCGAAGTGAAGAGCGATGACTGGGTATTGGCGTCTTCGGTACAGGATAACTTGGGCCGGGATGGCAATATCGAGAAAAACAGGGCCGATCTGGAAGCGCTTTACCGGCTTGAATATGCCGCAGAGTGGAAGAAATTCTTGCAAGGCATTGTGATTCGCGATTTCAACGATCTGCCTTTCGCAGGGAATGCAATCGGTCAATTAGCTGATATGCAGAACTCCCCTGTGAAGCTTATTCTGGCACGCGCTGCATTTGAAACTGCTTGGGATAATCCATCCGAGCTTTCACGCAAGCTGGAAAACGCCAAGCAATCGGTATTGGAAAAAACCACTGCACTACTTAAAGGGACTAATCAGCCTGCTGTTGCAAATGCCGCAGAATTAGGCGAAGTGGGTAAGCAGTTTGCTGGCATTACCCGTTTAGTTCAGGCCGATAGTGCAGGAGCTGCGCCGATTAATAGTTACCTGGAGCAACTGGGTAAGCTCAAAGGCAAAATGAATCAGATTGCCAGCAGCGATGAGCCCGGTGCGCAAGCGCGTCCTTTAGTGCAAGCCACCCTGAATGGCAGCGGTTCGGAGCTAGCAGACACCTTGCAGCAGGTGGATAACGCATTGTTGACCCCCCTTTCACAAGAAACGCGTGAAATGGTAAGGCCAATGCTGGTGCGTCCTTTAATCCAGACCTATGCCGTGTTGCTTGGGCCGGTAGAGAATGACCTGAATCAGGCTTGGCAAAAAGAAGTGTACGGGCAGTGGAAAGTGCTTTCGGCTAAATATCCATTTAGTGATTCAGCCAATGAAGCACCGATGGCCGATATCGCTAAATTTGTAAAACCTAAAGAAGGCACGGTCGATAAGTTTACTGAAAAGTATCTCAATGGCTTGGTCACACAAAAGGGCGACAGCCTGACTCCGCGTACCTGGGCTAATTTGGGGATTCGTTTTAACCCTGCGTTTTTGGCAGGAATGGGCCGCTTAAGCAGTATGGCTTCCAGCCAGATGGCGGATTCCTCTAGCGCTAAGTTTGAGTTGCAAGCGATTCCTACGTCAGGTTTATCAGAGATTTTGATTGAAGTGGATGGTCAGGAAATGCGTTATCGCAATGGGCCTCAGCCTTGGCAATCATTTAACTGGCCTGGCACGGGTAATGCGCAGGGCGCCAGAATTCAGGTGGTGGCATTTAGTGGTGTAAGCGCCGTGGTCAGCAATCAGCAGGGTCGTATGGGCTGGATGCGTTTGCTTGCTCAAGCGCAAGTTGAGCAACAGGATGCGGATTCGGCAACGCTCACTTGGAAGATTCGTCGGGGAGATGCAGGTGATGCGGATGTCGTTCGTTTTAATTTCCGTGCAGTAAGTGGTGTCAACCCTCTGCAACTCTCTGGTTTACGTAAGCTGTCATTGCCAGACCGCGTGACAATGTAA
- the tagF gene encoding type VI secretion system-associated protein TagF, translated as MLNNFKRAQDLPMQYAIFGKLPRRADFIRINASHPVALGVDQSLADSLKAIALQPDWQTRYMQAPASEFLFHSSDLRGAFLGVTLPSHDEAQRYYPLVAGICIPSDILMGNEAEFLLANELFFSGLKDQLKSAVDNSVEMIACRQFMEEQMSFGSRAAADLGLAAQLLERHMANTPAAVLEQALLRTERGDLESTLLAFAFYLQLSRRYGSSMASQVFLLPLPSGAGEEILGAAVWLSLCRAAIQAQGVSQINFAFIEQSGCRYLALALNPMTERQLTMLWGDKADPLQLVNVCDLHSPWRSHQSYAEASYILGRQLSDPTLSLLKLREIVVKITYGIS; from the coding sequence ATGCTAAATAATTTTAAACGGGCTCAGGATTTGCCGATGCAATACGCTATTTTTGGCAAGTTACCACGGCGTGCCGATTTTATTCGTATCAATGCCAGCCATCCTGTTGCTCTGGGCGTGGATCAATCGCTTGCGGATAGTTTAAAAGCGATTGCTCTACAGCCAGATTGGCAGACAAGGTATATGCAAGCGCCTGCCAGTGAGTTTTTGTTTCATAGCAGCGATTTGCGGGGCGCCTTTTTAGGTGTCACCTTGCCTAGCCATGACGAGGCTCAGCGCTACTACCCACTGGTGGCCGGGATCTGCATTCCCAGCGACATTCTGATGGGAAATGAAGCTGAGTTTTTATTGGCGAATGAGTTGTTTTTTTCTGGTTTAAAAGATCAGCTCAAAAGCGCGGTAGATAACTCGGTAGAAATGATTGCCTGCCGCCAGTTTATGGAAGAGCAGATGTCATTTGGCAGCCGGGCTGCTGCTGATCTGGGATTGGCAGCACAATTGCTCGAGCGGCATATGGCCAATACCCCTGCTGCAGTGCTTGAGCAGGCGTTATTGAGGACTGAACGCGGCGATCTGGAATCAACGCTGCTCGCTTTTGCTTTTTACTTGCAGCTATCGCGTCGATACGGCAGCAGCATGGCTTCGCAAGTCTTTTTATTGCCGCTTCCTTCTGGTGCAGGCGAAGAAATCCTGGGTGCAGCGGTGTGGTTGTCCTTATGTCGTGCCGCTATTCAAGCTCAGGGTGTAAGTCAGATTAATTTTGCCTTTATTGAGCAATCAGGCTGCCGTTATTTAGCTTTAGCGCTTAACCCGATGACAGAACGGCAATTGACTATGCTTTGGGGGGATAAAGCGGATCCTCTTCAGTTAGTGAATGTGTGTGATTTGCATTCTCCTTGGCGTAGTCATCAATCCTATGCTGAAGCGTCGTACATTTTAGGGAGGCAATTGAGTGATCCGACGTTGTCGCTATTAAAATTGCGTGAAATTGTCGTTAAAATTACTTACGGAATCAGTTAG
- a CDS encoding OmpA family protein, whose amino-acid sequence MKRSGFVCAALLVIAAGVTGCAENPTAQSTAPATTSWKNAPAVATSTATKAAETAAAAAAAQVAVDPSFLKFDKMSAKLTAEHELQIMSQLPKLKEAKVITLRGYCYKKDIGNAKSAALARAINVEKFLVKQGISKKKMNRRFNIEDAEHAVRIEIGN is encoded by the coding sequence ATGAAACGTTCAGGATTTGTTTGTGCCGCATTACTTGTAATTGCCGCTGGTGTGACCGGCTGCGCAGAGAACCCAACTGCACAGAGCACGGCCCCTGCGACTACTTCTTGGAAAAATGCGCCAGCAGTTGCTACATCAACAGCGACAAAAGCTGCAGAAACTGCCGCAGCAGCAGCGGCCGCACAAGTCGCAGTTGATCCGTCTTTTCTAAAGTTTGACAAAATGTCAGCCAAGCTGACCGCTGAGCATGAGCTGCAAATTATGAGCCAGCTGCCAAAATTAAAAGAAGCCAAGGTGATTACCTTGCGCGGCTATTGCTACAAGAAAGATATTGGCAATGCTAAATCAGCTGCCTTGGCACGGGCCATTAATGTAGAAAAATTCCTTGTTAAACAAGGGATCTCAAAAAAGAAAATGAATCGCCGCTTTAATATTGAAGATGCAGAGCACGCAGTGCGCATTGAGATCGGCAACTAA